One window of the Ureibacillus sp. FSL W7-1570 genome contains the following:
- a CDS encoding aminopeptidase, which yields MTFEEKLEQYAELAVKVGVNIQNGQYLLINTTTDTLDFTRLVVKKAYEAGAGIVHVNLTDEEITRAFYEHGAEEEFGKFPKWIVAQRDECIERKGAFLWIDAEDPDLLSGIPVRRISAQQKASGEALVNYRKAIMNDEIAWSIIAVPSKKWAAKVFPDLPEEEQINALWDAIFKAVRIGEGDAVENWKKHLANLEQRASQLNSKKYVQLHYKAPGTDLTIELPEKHIWCTGTSRTPEGVIFTANMPTEEVYTLPSKYGVNGYVSNTKPLVYQGNIIDQFTLTFEKGKIVEAHAKVGDELLQELIQTDKGSAYLGEVALVPHESPISLSNILYYNTLFDENASNHLAIGEAYPTCYEGGRDLEEGQLESLGINVSITHEDFMIGSAEMDIDGILPDGTREPIFRNGNWAF from the coding sequence ATGACTTTTGAGGAAAAATTGGAACAATATGCGGAACTGGCTGTGAAAGTCGGTGTGAACATTCAAAATGGGCAATATTTATTAATCAATACGACGACAGACACTTTGGATTTCACAAGATTGGTTGTGAAAAAAGCTTACGAAGCCGGAGCCGGGATAGTGCATGTCAATTTGACGGATGAAGAGATTACCCGTGCGTTTTATGAGCATGGAGCGGAAGAAGAATTCGGCAAGTTTCCGAAATGGATTGTTGCACAACGGGATGAATGCATCGAACGGAAAGGCGCCTTTCTTTGGATTGATGCAGAAGATCCGGATTTATTGAGCGGCATTCCTGTACGCCGAATTTCAGCTCAGCAAAAGGCAAGCGGAGAGGCGCTGGTCAATTACCGGAAAGCCATCATGAATGATGAAATCGCCTGGTCCATTATTGCGGTGCCTTCAAAAAAATGGGCTGCAAAAGTATTTCCGGACTTGCCGGAAGAAGAGCAAATCAATGCGTTATGGGATGCCATTTTCAAAGCAGTACGCATCGGTGAAGGGGATGCGGTCGAAAATTGGAAAAAGCATCTCGCAAATTTGGAGCAGCGGGCAAGTCAATTGAACAGCAAAAAATATGTCCAATTGCATTACAAAGCGCCGGGCACGGATTTGACGATCGAACTTCCAGAAAAGCATATTTGGTGCACAGGCACAAGCAGAACGCCGGAAGGGGTGATCTTCACCGCCAACATGCCGACGGAAGAAGTGTATACACTCCCTTCAAAATATGGCGTGAATGGTTATGTAAGCAATACGAAACCTCTTGTATATCAAGGGAATATTATCGACCAATTCACACTCACTTTTGAGAAAGGGAAAATTGTTGAAGCCCACGCAAAAGTCGGTGATGAATTGCTTCAGGAATTAATTCAAACGGATAAAGGATCCGCCTATTTAGGGGAAGTGGCACTTGTGCCGCATGAATCGCCGATTTCATTATCCAATATTTTGTATTACAATACGCTTTTTGATGAAAATGCCTCCAATCATTTGGCGATCGGGGAAGCTTATCCGACTTGTTACGAAGGCGGCAGGGATTTGGAGGAAGGTCAGCTGGAATCTTTGGGCATCAATGTATCGATCACCCATGAAGATTTTATGATTGGCAGTGCCGAAATGGATATTGACGGCATTTTACCGGATGGAACACGGGAACCGATCTTTAGAAATGGAAATTGGGCTTTTTAG
- a CDS encoding universal stress protein: MIANYKNILVAMDGSKESEAALHEGIRIAKENQASLKLVTIIDTTRVARAKKYKEILTRNLEEINKRMDQYRKEATSQNIEDVEVIIEKGSPKKLIPIDVAERVNADLIICGATGLTPAEQIFLGSVTQHIVTSAKCDVLVVRNVE; the protein is encoded by the coding sequence ATGATCGCGAATTATAAAAACATTTTAGTCGCTATGGATGGTTCAAAAGAGTCTGAGGCGGCTCTTCATGAAGGAATTAGGATTGCGAAAGAAAATCAGGCTTCTTTAAAATTGGTGACGATTATTGATACAACCCGTGTAGCAAGGGCAAAAAAATATAAAGAAATTTTGACGCGAAATCTTGAAGAAATAAATAAACGGATGGACCAATACCGCAAAGAGGCAACATCCCAAAACATAGAAGATGTTGAAGTGATCATTGAAAAAGGTTCCCCGAAAAAACTGATTCCAATCGATGTCGCCGAAAGAGTGAATGCGGATTTAATCATCTGCGGTGCAACGGGATTGACTCCTGCTGAACAAATCTTTTTGGGATCTGTCACACAGCATATCGTCACTTCCGCAAAATGTGATGTGCTTGTCGTACGAAATGTGGAATAA
- a CDS encoding ISL3 family transposase — protein MSFIFCDSETGEIVDIVEDRRLHVLKEYFLRYSKKARDAVKTIVIDMYSPYISLIHEVFPKAEIVLDKFHILQLFSRALNKTRINVMNRDKKNYNKLKKYWKLLLKDQTKLDYKNYKYHRCFKKHMCEVEILHYLIDLDSELKASYELYQYVQHCIKIKDFELLKKTLENKQNIVSSYMKTAIKTINKYINYVENTLKYDYNNGILEGINNKIKVIKRISFGYRSFYHFRNRIFITQNLAKIKTA, from the coding sequence ATGTCCTTTATTTTCTGCGACTCTGAAACGGGGGAGATTGTGGATATCGTGGAGGACCGGAGATTACATGTCCTCAAAGAGTATTTCTTACGGTATTCCAAGAAGGCGAGAGATGCGGTAAAAACGATTGTCATCGATATGTACAGCCCTTATATTTCCTTAATCCACGAAGTTTTCCCTAAAGCGGAAATCGTACTCGACAAATTCCATATCCTCCAACTATTTAGCAGAGCTTTAAACAAAACGCGCATCAACGTCATGAATCGGGATAAAAAGAATTACAATAAATTAAAAAAATACTGGAAGCTCCTTCTGAAAGATCAAACAAAACTTGATTATAAGAACTATAAATATCATCGTTGCTTTAAAAAGCATATGTGTGAGGTGGAGATTCTCCACTATCTCATTGATTTAGATTCTGAATTAAAAGCGTCCTATGAGTTATATCAATACGTGCAACATTGCATAAAAATCAAAGACTTTGAGCTCCTAAAGAAAACATTAGAGAATAAACAAAATATCGTTTCCAGCTATATGAAAACCGCCATCAAGACAATCAACAAATACATCAATTACGTGGAGAATACGTTGAAATATGATTATAACAACGGCATTTTAGAGGGGATTAATAACAAAATCAAAGTGATTAAACGCATTTCTTTCGGTTATCGATCCTTCTATCACTTTAGAAACCGAATATTCATTACCCAAAACTTAGCGAAAATAAAAACAGCTTAG
- a CDS encoding FAD-dependent oxidoreductase — MYDVAIIGAGPAGGSAAIFTAKAGKKTVILDSDQGVTKRAMLYNHYGVKEITGPELVKTGIEQAKHYGAELIEAKVTGISKTENGFKLQYENGEVEAKHVILATGFLTDLAESIGLNTKPGTEPRVKTIFDVDANGKTNVEGIWAAGTCAGVSVHTIITAGDGAKVAINVISELNGERYVDHDVLK, encoded by the coding sequence ATGTATGATGTAGCAATTATCGGCGCAGGACCAGCCGGAGGAAGCGCTGCGATTTTTACGGCAAAAGCAGGAAAGAAAACGGTGATTTTGGACAGCGACCAAGGCGTAACAAAACGTGCAATGCTTTACAATCACTACGGCGTGAAAGAAATTACTGGACCGGAATTGGTGAAAACAGGAATTGAACAAGCTAAACATTACGGTGCTGAACTGATTGAAGCAAAAGTGACAGGCATTTCAAAAACTGAAAACGGATTTAAACTCCAATATGAAAATGGCGAAGTGGAAGCAAAACATGTCATCCTTGCCACAGGTTTTTTAACTGATCTGGCGGAAAGCATCGGACTTAATACGAAACCAGGAACTGAGCCAAGAGTAAAAACTATTTTTGATGTGGACGCAAATGGCAAAACAAATGTGGAAGGCATCTGGGCTGCTGGTACATGCGCAGGTGTGAGCGTCCATACCATCATTACAGCGGGTGACGGTGCGAAGGTTGCCATCAATGTCATCAGTGAACTGAACGGCGAACGTTACGTGGATCACGATGTGTTGAAATAA
- a CDS encoding amino acid racemase, with protein sequence MMKKTLGIIGGVGPLATMFLGEAIVRLTKAATDQEHVHTIIDNDTTIPDRTAFILGKSNDNPVPVIIRDAKKLADFGADLVCIPCNTAHTFYEEIQQGSPVPVIHMIRETAKRAHELEANRVAILATDGTIFSKVYQKALMEQGIEPVIPDEHTQKLVMSVIYDDVKSGKDVSREKWKEIEEAVFALDCDRIILGCTELSVVNKNLQLGNRYIDSLLVLAETAIIRCGYEVKK encoded by the coding sequence ATGATGAAAAAAACTTTGGGAATCATCGGAGGCGTCGGCCCCCTTGCGACAATGTTCCTTGGGGAAGCCATCGTACGCCTGACAAAAGCTGCAACAGACCAAGAACATGTTCATACGATTATTGACAACGACACAACCATTCCGGACCGTACAGCTTTCATTTTAGGAAAGTCAAATGATAATCCGGTGCCTGTCATTATTCGGGATGCCAAGAAACTGGCCGACTTTGGCGCTGATTTGGTTTGCATCCCGTGCAATACTGCCCATACCTTTTATGAAGAAATCCAACAGGGGTCCCCTGTACCCGTGATCCATATGATCAGGGAAACGGCGAAACGGGCACATGAACTTGAAGCCAATAGAGTGGCCATTTTAGCGACGGATGGCACCATTTTTTCGAAGGTGTATCAAAAGGCGCTGATGGAACAGGGAATCGAGCCGGTCATCCCTGATGAACATACGCAAAAACTTGTGATGTCCGTCATTTATGATGATGTGAAATCCGGAAAAGACGTATCGAGGGAAAAATGGAAAGAAATCGAAGAAGCGGTTTTTGCCCTTGATTGCGACCGGATCATTTTAGGATGTACAGAATTGTCCGTTGTGAATAAAAACTTGCAATTGGGGAATCGTTATATCGATTCATTGCTGGTATTGGCTGAAACTGCAATCATCCGCTGCGGATATGAAGTGAAGAAATAG
- a CDS encoding ATP-grasp domain-containing protein, producing the protein MTQPFLPVLCGSDMNAYGMARAFHEAYGIKSLVVGRSHLTATQDSKIILFEQVDNFNKQEVFLPALEKIAEKYKDTKLLLLACGDDYAKLIIKNKPELQKHFIVPYIDESLMDQILLKENFYKMCEKYGFKYPKTTIISYENYKDFEIPFDYPIIIKASNSVAYWACKFPGKKKVFVAHDENEKNAILDAIYSSTYKDNLIIQEFIPGDDSYMRVLNAYVGKDGKVKLMCLGNPILEEHSPEGIGSYAAIITTYDKELMDRVRYFLEDIGFTGFANFDMKKDPRTGEYNLFEINLRNGRSSYFVTAAGYNLMKYVADDYVFNIKQDLTYADNKHLWLVIPKGVLFKYASNEKLKIEAKKLIREGKWTNSLYYPYDMNAKRWIKLTLNKLNYYRKYKKYFNKKGLAE; encoded by the coding sequence ATGACTCAACCATTTTTGCCAGTATTATGTGGTTCAGATATGAATGCCTATGGAATGGCCCGTGCCTTCCATGAAGCATATGGAATAAAGTCCCTTGTAGTGGGCCGTTCCCACTTGACAGCGACGCAAGACAGCAAAATCATCCTTTTTGAACAAGTGGACAATTTTAATAAGCAGGAAGTCTTTTTGCCTGCATTGGAAAAGATAGCGGAAAAATACAAAGACACTAAACTGTTGCTTCTTGCTTGCGGGGATGATTATGCGAAACTGATCATTAAAAATAAGCCGGAACTACAAAAGCATTTCATTGTGCCATATATTGACGAATCGCTGATGGATCAAATTTTATTGAAAGAAAACTTCTATAAAATGTGCGAAAAATACGGTTTTAAATATCCGAAAACAACGATTATCAGCTATGAAAACTATAAAGACTTTGAAATCCCATTCGATTATCCAATCATCATCAAAGCTTCCAATTCCGTCGCTTATTGGGCATGCAAGTTCCCAGGCAAGAAAAAAGTGTTTGTCGCCCATGATGAAAATGAGAAAAATGCAATTTTGGACGCCATTTACAGCTCCACTTATAAAGACAATTTAATCATTCAGGAGTTCATTCCAGGCGACGATTCCTACATGCGCGTGTTAAATGCCTATGTAGGAAAAGACGGAAAAGTGAAGTTGATGTGTTTGGGCAATCCGATCTTGGAGGAACATTCGCCGGAAGGAATCGGAAGCTATGCGGCGATCATCACCACATACGACAAAGAATTGATGGATCGGGTGCGTTATTTCCTTGAAGATATCGGATTTACCGGCTTTGCGAATTTCGATATGAAAAAGGACCCTAGAACCGGGGAATACAATTTATTTGAAATCAATTTGCGGAATGGGCGTTCAAGCTATTTCGTGACGGCAGCCGGATACAACCTGATGAAGTATGTAGCGGACGACTATGTGTTCAATATCAAACAGGATCTGACTTATGCGGATAACAAACATTTATGGCTCGTCATTCCAAAAGGGGTATTATTTAAGTATGCTTCAAATGAGAAGTTGAAAATCGAAGCCAAAAAACTGATCCGCGAAGGAAAATGGACAAACTCCCTCTACTATCCTTACGATATGAATGCAAAACGTTGGATCAAATTGACATTGAACAAATTAAATTATTATCGAAAATATAAAAAATACTTTAATAAAAAAGGTTTGGCGGAATGA
- a CDS encoding IS481 family transposase has translation MDEHMREQIALFRFGLIAPLLNEQVDPKSYLTEMANRIHEMPYYGEKRIAAKTIQDWYLRYRKMGFEGLKPKKRSDRGHSRKLSPEDEDYILAMRKKFPQVPVTVFYQQLVHQGEINPKQISYFTIYRLLKKFNLVGKEILPMPERKRFAHDQVNALWQGDLSYGPYVPINGKKKRTFLIAYIDDCSRIVPYAQFFSSEKFDGLRVVTKEALIRYGKPKMIYSDNGKIYRSETLQYACAQLGITLVHTQPYDPQSKGKIERFFKTVQTRFYPLLDMNPVHSLEELNERFWRWLEEDYHRKPHASLNGKTPHEIFLSQNHTVQFLEDPTVLDSIFLKREFRKVKADGTISLNKQLYEVPPRFIGQSVDIRYDDHGVYVYEDGKEVAQAKPVCLHDNAHVKRNRSPFSLNTEWAKGEGDHV, from the coding sequence ATGGACGAACACATGAGAGAACAAATTGCCTTATTCCGATTCGGATTGATTGCCCCACTTTTGAATGAACAAGTAGATCCGAAGAGCTACCTCACTGAGATGGCTAATCGCATTCATGAAATGCCGTATTACGGAGAGAAACGGATCGCTGCGAAAACGATTCAAGACTGGTACTTGCGTTATCGGAAAATGGGATTTGAGGGATTAAAACCGAAGAAGCGCTCGGATCGTGGACATTCCCGAAAGCTGTCTCCAGAAGATGAGGATTATATTCTAGCGATGAGAAAAAAATTTCCCCAAGTGCCAGTGACGGTTTTTTACCAACAACTGGTACACCAAGGGGAAATCAACCCAAAACAAATTTCTTATTTTACTATATACCGATTATTAAAAAAATTCAACCTTGTCGGCAAAGAAATTTTACCGATGCCGGAGAGAAAACGTTTTGCGCATGATCAAGTGAACGCCTTATGGCAAGGAGACCTTTCTTACGGTCCGTATGTTCCAATCAACGGGAAGAAGAAAAGAACGTTTCTCATCGCTTACATCGATGATTGTTCACGCATCGTGCCATACGCTCAATTTTTCTCTTCCGAGAAATTTGATGGGCTGCGAGTCGTCACCAAAGAAGCGCTCATTCGGTATGGAAAGCCGAAAATGATTTACTCGGATAACGGAAAGATTTATCGTTCCGAAACTCTTCAGTATGCGTGTGCACAGTTAGGGATCACCCTCGTTCATACGCAGCCATATGACCCGCAAAGCAAGGGCAAAATTGAGCGCTTTTTCAAGACGGTGCAGACGCGTTTTTATCCGTTATTAGACATGAATCCGGTTCATTCACTCGAAGAGTTGAATGAACGATTTTGGAGATGGCTGGAGGAAGATTATCATCGTAAACCCCATGCATCGCTCAATGGAAAAACGCCTCATGAAATCTTTCTGTCTCAAAACCATACGGTTCAATTTCTAGAAGATCCGACGGTGTTGGATTCAATTTTTCTGAAACGCGAGTTTCGGAAAGTGAAGGCCGATGGAACGATTTCGCTCAACAAACAATTGTACGAAGTGCCTCCTCGTTTCATTGGCCAATCCGTCGATATTCGTTACGATGATCATGGTGTATATGTATATGAGGATGGCAAGGAAGTCGCTCAAGCCAAACCTGTATGCCTGCATGATAACGCCCATGTGAAACGAAATCGGTCCCCA
- a CDS encoding DEAD/DEAH box helicase produces MSVIELLNETLKQKWKFERTMKVQDEMIPAMLEGKDIVAESPTGSGKTLAYVLPMLHKLDGSKKSTQGLIVAPSQELAMQIVEVIREWSAGTNITVQQLIGGANVARQIEKLKKKPTIVVGTPGRINELVRANKLKLREIEIIVLDECDQLLSREYRVIVKSFIEGASPKRQVVLVSATITDEIRLVASRMMKDPLNIQIKPEDMVKVGKVVHSFVKVEERDKTDALRRLANIEGVRGLAFINNLDQLLLKEMKLKYKDTKVVSLHADMSKEQRKKSLEDFRKGEARILLATDLAARGLDIEGLTHVIHVDLPHTVEQYLHRSGRTGRAGADGEVLTLLSYKDEKNYKKLLRQAGQKPVQKVIYKGQLIEGNANTIAKK; encoded by the coding sequence GTGTCAGTAATAGAATTATTAAATGAAACATTGAAGCAAAAGTGGAAGTTTGAACGGACGATGAAAGTGCAGGATGAAATGATCCCGGCCATGTTGGAAGGAAAAGATATCGTGGCGGAATCCCCGACCGGTTCCGGCAAAACATTGGCATATGTTCTTCCGATGCTACATAAATTGGATGGTTCGAAAAAAAGTACTCAAGGTTTGATTGTCGCACCTTCTCAGGAACTTGCCATGCAAATTGTAGAAGTGATCCGGGAGTGGAGTGCCGGAACAAATATTACCGTTCAACAGCTCATCGGCGGAGCGAACGTGGCCCGTCAAATTGAAAAGCTGAAGAAAAAACCGACCATCGTGGTTGGAACGCCCGGCCGAATAAATGAGTTGGTCCGCGCCAATAAATTAAAGTTAAGAGAAATTGAAATCATCGTATTGGATGAATGTGACCAATTATTGAGCAGAGAGTATCGGGTTATTGTGAAATCCTTTATAGAGGGTGCATCCCCTAAGCGGCAAGTGGTTTTGGTGTCAGCAACCATTACGGACGAGATCCGGTTGGTTGCAAGCCGGATGATGAAAGATCCGTTGAATATTCAAATCAAACCGGAAGATATGGTGAAAGTCGGAAAAGTGGTTCATTCATTTGTGAAAGTGGAAGAACGGGACAAAACGGATGCGTTAAGAAGGCTTGCCAATATTGAAGGAGTTCGGGGCCTTGCGTTCATCAACAATTTGGATCAATTGTTATTGAAAGAAATGAAATTGAAATATAAGGATACAAAAGTGGTATCGTTGCATGCGGACATGAGCAAAGAGCAGCGGAAAAAATCTTTGGAAGATTTCCGCAAAGGCGAAGCGCGCATTTTATTGGCAACCGATTTGGCTGCACGGGGATTGGATATTGAAGGACTTACCCATGTGATTCATGTGGATCTCCCGCATACAGTGGAACAATACTTGCATCGGTCCGGGCGCACGGGCAGAGCGGGAGCCGATGGGGAAGTGCTGACGCTTCTTTCATATAAGGATGAAAAAAATTATAAGAAGCTGTTGCGGCAAGCAGGGCAAAAACCTGTCCAAAAGGTGATCTACAAAGGACAATTAATTGAAGGAAATGCGAATACCATCGCCAAAAAGTGA
- a CDS encoding DUF6431 domain-containing protein gives MILIHDFGVDLETYHELGKNNDFPMVEECPHCHAKHSLHRHGFYERNAITAEKEYRLLICRFRCSICFQTVSILPHFLLPYFQHTTRTIVQWLHDVLHQTGTNPSKRQLISFYLRRFIQTISWIYMYFASVKKSFGWERDTQQQACRSIGKIQQWGEERFVKESWGYLSTYFMAHCFGR, from the coding sequence GTGATCTTGATTCATGATTTTGGAGTCGATCTCGAAACCTATCATGAATTAGGAAAAAACAATGACTTTCCTATGGTGGAGGAGTGCCCACATTGTCATGCGAAGCATTCCCTTCATCGCCATGGTTTTTATGAACGGAATGCCATCACCGCAGAAAAGGAATATCGTCTCTTGATCTGCCGTTTTCGTTGTTCGATTTGTTTCCAAACGGTGTCCATCCTCCCTCACTTTCTTCTCCCATACTTTCAACATACGACTCGTACCATCGTTCAATGGCTCCATGATGTGCTTCATCAAACCGGCACAAATCCATCAAAAAGACAACTCATTTCTTTCTATCTCCGACGATTTATCCAAACAATTTCATGGATTTATATGTATTTTGCTTCGGTGAAGAAATCTTTCGGTTGGGAGCGAGATACCCAACAACAAGCTTGTCGATCGATCGGGAAAATCCAACAATGGGGAGAGGAACGGTTTGTCAAAGAGTCGTGGGGGTATTTGTCGACCTACTTTATGGCACATTGTTTTGGACGATAA
- a CDS encoding S-layer homology domain-containing protein, which yields MRNLVMKGSMFLHLLFLACVFVFIPHDVKAEKHFQDIGSADSHYEAINYLNQLDVYDYKTDDKFHPNQSISRKEAAKILHTLFHDHLHGIRDYSGDPFKDAAPSDPYYDSILWAYEAGIFDGDGGRFRGEEPLYRAQLAKILVNTFDLQYSGWIRLFQDVPKGHWAYDYIYTLYGLGITTGSNGYFMPEQYVTNGQFASFLYRTILVADYDKILAAGKIPERKQASGKVLASYNSEYEFVWHQIGRNEQLELEGVNENNEVVGFYSTIKGKELFGITIGKSDKNQVLKQYGKGIEAILKNNLWYKLLKDEGYSMYFIEGKYVTFFFDLYNRDTVRSILWVEREYEKKKEGYYGDNRVEDRREGFENLMVELMNQARAAEGIPPLISAQQYRETARKHSLDMVRNHFVSHIGSDGKSALERMLLDGMNFVQGGGENIAAGAYNTIYAHEALMNSLEHRENILYGRFTHAFTGVAFDGTTPYWTIDFYFENK from the coding sequence ATGCGAAATTTGGTTATGAAAGGCTCCATGTTTCTCCATCTGTTATTCCTCGCTTGTGTATTTGTTTTTATTCCACATGATGTGAAAGCGGAAAAGCATTTTCAGGATATCGGTTCCGCCGACAGCCACTATGAAGCAATCAACTATTTGAATCAATTGGACGTCTATGATTATAAAACGGATGACAAGTTTCATCCCAATCAAAGTATTTCACGCAAGGAAGCGGCCAAAATCCTCCATACATTGTTCCATGACCATTTGCATGGAATCAGGGATTATAGCGGGGATCCGTTTAAGGATGCAGCGCCGTCGGATCCTTATTATGATTCCATCCTTTGGGCTTATGAAGCGGGAATATTTGATGGAGACGGAGGACGCTTTAGAGGGGAAGAACCTTTATACCGGGCCCAGTTGGCCAAAATTTTGGTGAATACATTCGATTTGCAATATTCGGGATGGATCCGGTTATTCCAGGATGTCCCAAAAGGGCATTGGGCATATGACTATATTTATACATTATACGGGCTTGGCATTACAACCGGAAGCAACGGGTATTTCATGCCTGAACAATATGTGACAAACGGCCAATTTGCCAGTTTCCTGTATCGAACCATCCTGGTTGCGGACTATGATAAAATCCTTGCGGCCGGCAAAATTCCGGAAAGAAAGCAGGCAAGCGGAAAAGTATTGGCCAGCTACAACTCGGAATACGAATTTGTTTGGCATCAAATCGGAAGAAATGAGCAATTGGAATTGGAAGGGGTCAACGAAAACAACGAAGTCGTCGGCTTTTACAGCACAATCAAAGGCAAAGAATTATTCGGGATAACGATTGGGAAAAGTGACAAAAACCAGGTTTTAAAGCAATATGGAAAAGGAATCGAAGCGATTTTAAAAAATAATCTTTGGTATAAACTGTTGAAAGATGAAGGCTATTCGATGTATTTCATCGAAGGGAAATATGTCACGTTCTTTTTCGATTTATACAACCGCGACACGGTAAGGTCGATTCTTTGGGTTGAAAGGGAATACGAAAAGAAAAAAGAAGGGTATTACGGAGATAATCGGGTGGAAGACCGGCGGGAAGGCTTTGAAAATTTAATGGTGGAATTGATGAATCAGGCCCGCGCCGCTGAAGGAATCCCCCCGCTTATCAGTGCGCAGCAATACCGGGAAACCGCCAGAAAACATAGCCTGGATATGGTGCGGAACCATTTCGTCTCCCATATCGGCAGCGACGGAAAAAGCGCTTTGGAGCGGATGCTTCTGGATGGCATGAATTTTGTCCAAGGCGGTGGAGAAAATATAGCGGCTGGCGCTTATAATACGATTTATGCCCATGAAGCTTTGATGAACAGCCTGGAACATCGGGAAAATATCTTGTATGGACGTTTTACCCATGCCTTCACCGGGGTTGCTTTTGATGGTACAACCCCTTATTGGACGATTGATTTTTATTTTGAAAATAAATAG
- a CDS encoding arginase has protein sequence MASLLSIDWDYFISAENQEITSSVENKRTINDLWYKRYFQYKSYGKDFEKSFALSKDVDFFWNKIKQFFRWDQEVNVYVSDSHALSYKIAEKFNVDEVYLFDAHSDLGYGGLASLQFEVNCANWLGKLLKNGIISKAYIIYSPFTKEKPEFFKEINKAFNIQYLKFDDLYEGIKTAAIHICRSGAWSPPWFDGKFVEFVRTLGLPYKVYQCPIRKWNPNNVTFAQKLEYMMA, from the coding sequence GTGGCAAGTTTATTGTCAATCGACTGGGACTACTTCATATCCGCTGAAAATCAAGAAATAACATCAAGTGTTGAAAATAAAAGAACGATCAATGATTTATGGTATAAGCGTTATTTTCAATACAAATCCTATGGAAAAGATTTTGAAAAATCTTTTGCCCTTTCGAAAGATGTTGATTTTTTCTGGAATAAAATCAAACAATTTTTCCGATGGGATCAAGAAGTGAACGTTTATGTATCGGATTCCCATGCTTTATCATACAAAATCGCGGAAAAATTTAATGTGGATGAAGTGTATCTTTTTGATGCCCATTCGGATCTGGGATACGGCGGGCTTGCTTCATTGCAGTTCGAAGTCAATTGTGCCAACTGGCTTGGAAAACTTTTGAAAAATGGAATCATCAGTAAAGCGTATATCATCTACAGTCCTTTTACGAAGGAAAAGCCGGAATTTTTTAAAGAAATCAATAAAGCATTCAACATACAATATTTAAAATTTGATGATTTGTATGAAGGGATCAAAACCGCCGCCATCCATATTTGCCGTTCAGGGGCATGGAGTCCGCCTTGGTTTGATGGAAAATTTGTGGAATTCGTCAGAACTCTTGGATTGCCTTACAAAGTCTATCAATGTCCTATCAGAAAATGGAACCCGAACAATGTGACTTTTGCGCAAAAATTGGAGTATATGATGGCATGA